ggtgaaattccaatgaaaaaccttttatataattgaaaataaaattccagaagacgagaagctgaaaaaatcgaaagaagCCGTGGAATCAGCTCTAAAAcaacttcaaaaacttctcGTAAAAGCGAGTGATTCTGCAATTCAAGGTGAAACTCGCATCGACTCAGTCGCTCGTCACATCGCCTTCACCATCGCCCGCATTTATTCTGGAGCTCTTCTCATCGATCACGCTTCGGATTCCAGTGTTGCCAATCAATCGGATATTGAGGTTGCATATCGTTATTGCTGTGAGCAGCCACTCATTGATCTTCGTTGGGAATGGTTTGCCAGTGAACGAGTCAAAGCTGATCGGGAAATTGTATTCGATAATTTTACTGCGCTTGAGAAgagcaaaatttgatttgtattttcttttttattcctTCGTGTACAATTATAAATTATAGACAGCTTCATTTTTAATATGcattgcagaattttttttcaaattttacagctCATTATAAATTCAAAAGACGAACACTTCTACTACAGTAATCTAATCATATTCATCGATAGGTGGCCGCCAAaatagaaaactcggccaacaatttttgagacatgtttcatgaaaaatgttcaaaaaagtagCGAAGAAAATgatatctcaatttttagaaaaattcggccaccgatttttttttcgcggcTATGATATGTATCTAGAAATACGATTAAAAACATGGCAAACAATAATTGAAAGAATACTCTTAGTTCAGTGTCTccgtttacaaaaaaaaaaccaatttttagaaaactcggccaccgatttttttttcgcggccATGTAACTTACACTTGTTAGCTTTGGTTATAATATACGTAagtattttgaaagaaattgagagaatcacattttaaatttgccccaaatttcaaaaaaattatgttcttctaaaaaaaaaactcggccaccgattttttcccGGCCATGCACAAAATCGATACAGatcaatttctaaattttgtttagcatatcaagttaaaaaaaagatttttttcaattttcgaaaaaaacgttcggccatcgatttttcacggccacatttcaaattccgatctttttgtgaaaaaatatcacaaattatctttgaaaaaccaagaaattcgatatttttgtcTAAACTTTTAgattaatcaattttctgaattcgaaaattctcgaaaaattctctgtgtttttgcgaaaaaatcggtggccgagttttctcaaatctgattttatttttgatttttttttaaaacaacacataaggattttcacaaaaaagcgaaaaactttattgtttttcttaaagaaaatacaagaaaattattattataataatcaaattataaatttgCATAATATAAACACATGGAATCACTGGCCAACTTTTGCGCCGTGGCCGAAGTTTTCTCATTCGCGGCCACGTGGCAAAACCCAACCTATGGAAAAGAAATACCCTTTTTTACAGTGAATTGTGAGAAGACAGGTCAgaattggtttttaaaataactttgcagaaaaaagtggaaaattggaaaattatcacaaaatgAAGCAGAGCTCCACCGGCGAGCCGGGACTAGAGAGAAAATTAGCGTCTATTTAGGAAGTTAGAGGACAAAATAAAGAATAGATGAAGCTGCTAAGGAGAAAATAGTAGAATATCGGGAAACTGAATTAATTGATTCTTCCTGAGCTTCGTCATGATGCTTGTGATGGTGTTTGTGATGGTGATGAGCtgatctggaaattattgattttttgaaagagttctcagaaaatttgaatttatcgtcaatttttttctgtggaaatttgaaaatccctCAAACATTTGTCACGAAAATTggaacatttcgaaaaaagaattttgacCTAGTTGTGACCTTTTCCCCCTAACTCCAACACCCCCTAAGTTTCAAATAACctgaataattttctaaaatttcaaaatccacGTCATTCTTTCTTCCagccggtttttttttcattttcacagaaaatgttttgaattacacaaaaaacaatcggcatattgccatTTGACACCTGATATCCGGTGCCAAATTCGGTtagaattcaaataattttttttgttcacttaCTTGTCTGGCCACATggagaaattgcaaaagtccGGAGCGTTACAACCGCAAATTTTCACCGAGACTCCGCTTTTTGAGGTtctggaaaaggaaaaatatttagaaaatgagTAATataacatggtgcatcgactttTAGAATACTGTTTggtacgtggcctagaaaattagaaaactcgGTCATGCTTATGAAAATCTACAGAGAATTGTAAAATAACTCTGTGACCGAGTTTTTGCTCTTTCTGAGCAATGTgcaataaaatcgaaaaatagaaaaaaaaagatcaattGGATAAAATAGCcgataattaaattttggaatacatttttttaagtcCGCACCTTGAATAATCGAGAAAGTaagtctaaaatttaaaaaagttatcgaatagttgaaaaactatttttttggaatttatccataaattgcaaagaaatttttcaaaatgttcacaaaaattggaaaatagaaaatttaatttttgctcaaaaactatttttaaaatcaattcttATCGATGGAAGataaataaaactgaaaaactagtCCGCCAAACAAAAACAGCTGAGCTTgcaaacatggtgcatcgatcaccaaaaataaaagttgaccTACCGGTTATGACAGCTTCCGTCTTTCAAACCCCTCGTGTGACATGTGTAATGAATTCCCATCGATGGATGATCCAGCATAAGACATGCTGAAATAAAGAGTATGACGTCACAGTTCCTCAACATGGAAGAGAAATTAagtggtggccgaacttttccaATGTGACCCCTATGTTTGTATTTGTAAATTATCCGCTAGATTTAGTGAAGGACATTTTTCGCTAACGGATTTGTTTATTATAATAATCTCGAGTAGACATGGGGGTACCCAGTGAATGGAGTAATTCACTTGGAGAAGAGGTTCACTGCCGGATATAATTACTTGTTTTGTACATCTTTGCATGGGTATTAATGGAACTGGtgacgtggcctagaaaattctaggccaccgat
The nucleotide sequence above comes from Caenorhabditis elegans chromosome III. Encoded proteins:
- the nssp-35 gene encoding Activin_recp domain-containing protein (Confirmed by transcript evidence): MHPSNCLLVLSAVLLLTTVSHVAAVRCKCTKESETVTCTDGVCETENGSCLMLDHPSMGIHYTCHTRGLKDGSCHNRTSKSGVSVKICGCNAPDFCNFSMWPDKSAHHHHKHHHKHHDEAQEESINSVSRYSTIFSLAASSILYFVL